In Streptomyces camelliae, the sequence TGGACGTACGCCGGGATCGACTCCTCGGCGCAGGCCGTGCGGAACGCCTCGTCCTGCTTCGGGTTCCCGGCCGGGGTGGCCCAGCCGCGCGGGTTGGCCACGAAGACCTGCACGGTCTCCGCCCGCAGCGCACGGGCGTACGACAGCCCGACCGAGTGCAGACCGCCGGCCACGGGCACATGGCCGCCGACGGGATTGCGGGGGAGGGACGACCGGGGGGACGGCCGGGAGGACGACTGAGGGGACGGCTGAACGGGGCTCACCCGTTCAGGGTGTCATGTCCGCCCCTGCCGCCGAGCACGCTCCCCGGTGACCCCGGTCACCGGATGGTGATCGTGATCGTCGAACCCTTGGTCGCCATGTCGCCGCCCTTCACCGACTGCTTCTTCACGGTGTCCCCGAACAGCCCGAGGATCCCGCGGTCGTCGCTCACCTTGAAGCCCGCGCCCTCCAGCGCCTTGTGGGCGTCGTCCACGCTGTCGCCGGTCACGTCCGGCACCTGGACCATCTGCGGACCCTTGGACAGCGTCAGCGTCACCGTGTCGCCCGCGGCGGCCTGGCTGCCGTTGCCCGGGCTCTGCTGGGCCACCTTGCCCTTGTCGTACTCGGAATTGACCTGGTCCGGGGCGATGACCACCTTCAGCCCGGCGTCCGTCAGCGTCTGCTGGGCGTCGGCCGGATCGTCTCCGGTGACGTCCGGGACGTCGATCGGGCTGCCCTTGCTGACGGTCAGCGCGATCGCCGAGCCCGCGTGCCGCTTGGTGCCCGCCTGCGGGGTCGTGCCGATCACGGAGCCCGCGCCGACGTCCTCGCTGAACTCCCGGGTCACCATGCCCGGTTCCAGCCCGTCCGCCCTCAGCAGCCTGCGCGCCTCGGCCAGCGGCTTGCCCGCCACATCCGGCACGTTCACCGTCTCGGGGCCCAGCGACACGGTCAGCGTCACCGCGTCATGGCCGCGGATGCGGGCGCCGGGCGCCGGGTCGGTGCCGATGACCGTGCCGCGCCTGACGGTGTCGTTGTACTCGCGCTTGATCTGGCCGACGTCGAGCCCGGCCGCCCGCAGCCGCTCGCGCGCCTGCGCCTCCGTCTTCGACAGCAGCGGCGGGACCTTTGTGAACTGGCCGGAGTTGATGTACCAGACCCCCGCGCCGACGCCGAATATGACGAGGACGGCGGCGACGACCGTCAGCACCAGCCGCTTCGGCCGCCGGGGCGGCACCGGCGGGGCCTGGAGCCGGCTGGTGTGCCGGACGGCGCCCCCGTCGGACTCGTCCTCGTTGACGGGCAGCGGCCGGGGCACGGTGAGCGAGCGCGGTATCACGCTCGTACGGTCGCCGGCGTTGTCGTGCTCGGCGGACAGCGCCTGCGGCGGCATCGCGTCCAGCTGTGCATCGCTCAGTCCCTGGTGCGCCTCCCGCACCCGGGCGAGCAGCGCCACGGCGTCCTCCGGCCGGCCCTCCGGGGTGCGCGCGGTGGCCACCGCGACCAGCCCGTCCAGTTCTCGCGCCAGCCCCGGCACCAGTGCCGAGGGTGGCGGCACGTCCTCGTGGATGTGCTTGTAGAGCACCTGCGCGGGGCTGTCCCCGGAGTGCGGCTTGCCGCCCGTCAGCATCTCGTAGAGCACGACACCGCACGCGTAGACGTCGACGCGCGGGTCGGCGGTGCCCTGCTCGATCTGCTCGGGCGCGAGATACGACACGGTCCCGAGCACGGCACCGGTGGTGCTGGTCACGGTGTCCACGGACCGCACGAGTCCGAAGTCGGCGACCTTGACCCGCCCGTCGTCGCCTATCAGCACGTTCTCGGGCTTCATGTCCCGGTGCACGAACCCGGCCCGGTGCGCGGCGCCGAGCGCGGCGAGGACGGGCTCCAGGATGTCGAGGGCCGCGCGGGGCTGCAGTGCCCCGCGCTCGCGCAGCACGTCCCGCAGGGTGCACCCGGCGACGTACTCCATCGCCAGGTACACGTACGACCCGTCGGCCCCCTGGTCGAAGACCTGCACCACATTCGGGTGCGCCAGCCGGGCGACCGACTTCGCCTCCCGGATGAACCGCTCGACGAAGGAACCGTCGGCCGCGAGCGTCGGGTGCATCACCTTCAGCGCGAGAACGCGGTCCAGCCGGGTGTCCAGGGCCCGGTAGACCGTGGCCATCCCGCCGACGGCGATCCGCGCGTCGACGCGATAACGGCCGTCGAGCACCTGCCCGACGAGGGGGTCCTGAAGGGTCGTATCCACGAAAGGGGAGTCTACGAGGACCGACCGACAGTGCCGCACGGTGCGCTGATTCCGGCGACGGAATGCAGCACAGCTGTGACGCGCGCGCGATCAGAAGGCCGGGCGCTCGGGATCCAGGCGGGCGCGTCCCTCGGTGGGGGAGGAGGCCTCCGCGAAGTGCCGGCGCGGAATCCGCCCCGCCAGCCGGGCCAGCCGGCCCCCCTCCACCGCATGCCTCATCGCGGCGGCCATGAGCTCCGGCTCCTGCGCCCGTGTCACCGCGGAGGCGAGCATCACCCCGGCACACCCCAGCTCCATCGCCAGCGCGACGTCCGACGCCGTACCGGCCCCCGCGTCCAGAATCACCGGTACGCGCGCGTGCTCCACGATCAGCTGGAAGTTGTGGGGATTGCGGATCCCGAGCCCCGACCCGATCGGCGACCCCAGCGGCATCACCGCCGCACACCCGGCATCCTCCAGCTTCCGCGCGAGCACCGGATCGTCGTTCGTGTACGGCAGCACCGTGAACCCGTCGTCGACCAGCGTCTCCGCCGCCTCCAGCAGCTCCACCGGATCCGGCAGCAGCGTCCGCTCGTCGGCGATGACCTCCAGCTTGATCAGCTCCGTGCCCAGCGCCTCCCGGGCCAGCCGCGCGGTCAGCACCGCCTCCCCGGCGGTGAAACAGCCCGCCGTGTTCGGCAGCACCCGGATGCCCAGCTTCTGCAGCACCGACAGCACCGAGCCGTGCACGGAAGGGTCCACCCGCCGCATCGCGACCGTCGTCAGCTCCGTGCCGGAGGCGAGCAGCGCCCGCTCCAGCACCTCCAGGCTGGGCGCACCGCCCGTGCCCATGATCAGCCGCGACGAGAACGCCGTACCCCCGAGGACCAAGGAATCGTCGGCCATGGCTCAGCCTCCCTGCACTGCGGTGAGGACCTCGACCCGGTCGCCCTCGGCCAGCGCGGTGGCCGCCCACTGCGCGCGCGGGACGACGGTCTCGTTGACGGCCGCGGCCACCCCGGCGGGCGCGGCGACCAGGGAGCGTACGACGGAGTTGAGCGCGGTACCCGCGGCGACCTCCCGGCGCTCACCGTTGACGGAGATGGAGACGGTGACGGAGGTGCTCATGCGGACTGCTCCTGGAGGACGGCGTCGGCGCCGAAGCGCTGCGGGGTGAACGGACGGGCCTCTTCCGGCAGTTCGCCGTCGGCCAGCAGCTGTGCCATGACATCGCCGGTGACCGGCGTGAGCAGCACCCCGTTGCGGTAGTGCCCGGTGGCCAGCAGCAGCCCGTCGAGCCCGGACGGGCCGAGCAGCGGCGCGTTGTCGGGCGAACCGGGCCGCAGCCCGGCGCGGGTCTCGGTGAGCGGCAGCTCGGTGATGCCCGGCACCAGCTCATGGGCGTCGCGCAGCAGCTCGTACACGCCACCGGCGGTGACCGTCGTGTCCCAGCCCAGCTCCTCGCTGGTCGCGCCGACGACCAGCTCGCCGTTCTCCCGGGGCACCAGATACACATGGCCGCCGCGGACCATGGCCCGCACGGTCCGGCTCAGGAACGGCGCGTACCGGCGCGGCACCGTCAGCCGCAGCACCTCTCCCTTGACCGGCCGCACCGGCGGCAGCAGCCCCTCGGGCACTCCGGCGAGCCGGCCGCTCAGGCTCCCGGCCGCGAGCACCACCCGCCCCGCGCGCAGCTGTGTGCCGTCCGCCGTGGTGACCCCGGCGGCCCGGCCGCCCACGACGTCCAGCCGCTCGGCCCACGCGCGGTGGAACACCACCCCCGCCCGCTCGCACGCGACCACGAGGGCCGCGGCCAGCCGCCGCGGGTCGATCTGGTGGTCGCCGTCGACCCGCAGCCCGCCGCGCACCCCGGGCGCCAGCATCGGCTCCAGACGCCGGCACTCCCGCCCGGACAGCCACTCCGACTCCAGGCCGGAGCGCTGCTGCAGGGCGTGCAGTTCGCGCAGGTGGGCGCGGTCGTCGGCGTCGAGCGCGACCTGGAGGGTGCCGCAGCGGCGGTAGCCGAGGTCGTGGCCGGTCAGTTCGGTCAGCTCCGCCGCGAAGGCCGGATAGCGGCGGGCCGACTCCAGGTTCAGGGCGAGCAGGGTCTCCTCGCCGTAGTGCAGTTCGGTGACCGCGGCCAGCATCCCGGCCGCGACCCGCGCGGCCCCGCCGCCGGGTTCGGGGTCCACCACGGCCGGGGTGAGCCCGCGCTGCGCCGCGCGCCAGGCCGTGACCAGGCCGATGATTCCGCCCCCGATGACGAGGACGTCGGACGTACGTGACGACATGGGCGTCCAGCCCCTCCCTTCGCCGGCATGACCCGGATCAGGTTCGTACGGTCGGAGGCCGCCAGCCTCCCTCTCAGCCCGGTGCGCCGGGCTCCCGCGAGTGCGTGTACGGGGGCCACCCTAGCCCGCCGCGCCCGCCACCCGTAAGAGAGCCCCCGCCCGCCGCCCGGCGTACGGGCGGTGTGGAGCAGGT encodes:
- the pknB gene encoding Stk1 family PASTA domain-containing Ser/Thr kinase, coding for MDTTLQDPLVGQVLDGRYRVDARIAVGGMATVYRALDTRLDRVLALKVMHPTLAADGSFVERFIREAKSVARLAHPNVVQVFDQGADGSYVYLAMEYVAGCTLRDVLRERGALQPRAALDILEPVLAALGAAHRAGFVHRDMKPENVLIGDDGRVKVADFGLVRSVDTVTSTTGAVLGTVSYLAPEQIEQGTADPRVDVYACGVVLYEMLTGGKPHSGDSPAQVLYKHIHEDVPPPSALVPGLARELDGLVAVATARTPEGRPEDAVALLARVREAHQGLSDAQLDAMPPQALSAEHDNAGDRTSVIPRSLTVPRPLPVNEDESDGGAVRHTSRLQAPPVPPRRPKRLVLTVVAAVLVIFGVGAGVWYINSGQFTKVPPLLSKTEAQARERLRAAGLDVGQIKREYNDTVRRGTVIGTDPAPGARIRGHDAVTLTVSLGPETVNVPDVAGKPLAEARRLLRADGLEPGMVTREFSEDVGAGSVIGTTPQAGTKRHAGSAIALTVSKGSPIDVPDVTGDDPADAQQTLTDAGLKVVIAPDQVNSEYDKGKVAQQSPGNGSQAAAGDTVTLTLSKGPQMVQVPDVTGDSVDDAHKALEGAGFKVSDDRGILGLFGDTVKKQSVKGGDMATKGSTITITIR
- the thiS gene encoding sulfur carrier protein ThiS, which translates into the protein MSTSVTVSISVNGERREVAAGTALNSVVRSLVAAPAGVAAAVNETVVPRAQWAATALAEGDRVEVLTAVQGG
- the thiO gene encoding glycine oxidase ThiO; protein product: MSSRTSDVLVIGGGIIGLVTAWRAAQRGLTPAVVDPEPGGGAARVAAGMLAAVTELHYGEETLLALNLESARRYPAFAAELTELTGHDLGYRRCGTLQVALDADDRAHLRELHALQQRSGLESEWLSGRECRRLEPMLAPGVRGGLRVDGDHQIDPRRLAAALVVACERAGVVFHRAWAERLDVVGGRAAGVTTADGTQLRAGRVVLAAGSLSGRLAGVPEGLLPPVRPVKGEVLRLTVPRRYAPFLSRTVRAMVRGGHVYLVPRENGELVVGATSEELGWDTTVTAGGVYELLRDAHELVPGITELPLTETRAGLRPGSPDNAPLLGPSGLDGLLLATGHYRNGVLLTPVTGDVMAQLLADGELPEEARPFTPQRFGADAVLQEQSA
- a CDS encoding thiazole synthase, with amino-acid sequence MADDSLVLGGTAFSSRLIMGTGGAPSLEVLERALLASGTELTTVAMRRVDPSVHGSVLSVLQKLGIRVLPNTAGCFTAGEAVLTARLAREALGTELIKLEVIADERTLLPDPVELLEAAETLVDDGFTVLPYTNDDPVLARKLEDAGCAAVMPLGSPIGSGLGIRNPHNFQLIVEHARVPVILDAGAGTASDVALAMELGCAGVMLASAVTRAQEPELMAAAMRHAVEGGRLARLAGRIPRRHFAEASSPTEGRARLDPERPAF